A portion of the Pseudoalteromonas luteoviolacea genome contains these proteins:
- a CDS encoding DUF721 domain-containing protein, which yields MAKNRFDPKSLSELAPKWSNKISSYVEKAQDIAALQAPLNKALGPILSKKCRVSNYHNGTLCIEAASATLATRLGYLKMEILSEFRQSGFHDCSQVKITTNPEAQQRLSQRQVRTQPKSEKQHKLSESTAEQLTMLAESAPEGLKEKLLKLARHAKK from the coding sequence ATGGCAAAAAATAGATTTGATCCAAAATCGCTCTCTGAGCTAGCTCCAAAATGGTCTAATAAAATATCCAGCTATGTTGAAAAGGCACAGGATATTGCAGCCTTACAAGCCCCGTTGAATAAAGCGTTAGGTCCTATTTTAAGTAAAAAATGTAGAGTCTCTAATTATCACAATGGTACTTTGTGTATTGAGGCCGCTTCTGCCACTTTGGCTACTCGACTTGGTTATCTAAAAATGGAAATTTTATCTGAATTTAGACAATCTGGATTTCATGACTGTAGCCAAGTTAAAATCACCACAAACCCCGAAGCACAGCAACGTTTGTCACAACGCCAAGTACGCACACAACCCAAATCGGAAAAACAACATAAACTAAGTGAGTCTACAGCAGAGCAACTCACTATGTTGGCTGAATCAGCTCCCGAAGGCCTCAAAGAAAAACTTTTAAAACTCGCCAGGCACGCAAAAAAGTAA
- the lpxC gene encoding UDP-3-O-acyl-N-acetylglucosamine deacetylase, which yields MIKQRTIAEVVKATGVGLHKGEKVTITLRPASANTGVVFRRVDLDPVVDFETTPEAVGDTQLCTCLTNKDGVRLSTTEHLIAAVAALGIDNLIVELDSSEVPIMDGSALPFIYLLQKGGIAELNSAKRFIRIKEAVRVEEGDKWAEIEPYDGFHIDFEIAFDHPAINASRQRIGLDITAQSFTEEISRARTFGFMKDIEYMHANNLALGGSMDNAVVLDDFKVLNPNGLRYKDEFVKHKILDCVGDLFMTGHNILGKVTCYKSGHGLNNKLLREVMANEQAWEWVTFDEPVTMPAPGLEAGQQVVAG from the coding sequence ATGATTAAACAACGTACAATTGCTGAAGTTGTTAAAGCCACAGGTGTAGGTTTACACAAAGGTGAAAAGGTCACGATCACTCTCCGACCTGCGAGCGCAAATACAGGTGTTGTATTTCGTCGCGTAGATCTAGACCCAGTTGTCGATTTTGAGACAACCCCTGAAGCTGTGGGTGATACGCAATTATGTACTTGTTTAACCAACAAAGATGGTGTTCGCCTTTCTACAACCGAGCATTTGATAGCAGCGGTTGCGGCTTTAGGTATTGATAACTTGATTGTTGAACTCGACAGTTCTGAAGTACCAATTATGGATGGTAGTGCATTACCATTTATTTATTTGCTGCAAAAAGGCGGTATTGCCGAGTTAAATTCTGCTAAGCGTTTTATTCGAATTAAAGAAGCTGTGCGTGTTGAAGAAGGTGATAAGTGGGCAGAGATTGAGCCTTATGACGGCTTTCATATTGACTTTGAGATTGCCTTTGACCACCCAGCTATCAACGCAAGTCGTCAGCGTATTGGCTTGGATATCACAGCACAAAGCTTCACTGAAGAGATAAGCCGAGCACGTACTTTTGGCTTTATGAAAGACATTGAGTATATGCATGCTAATAACCTAGCATTGGGTGGTAGCATGGATAATGCAGTTGTGTTAGATGACTTTAAAGTACTCAACCCGAATGGCTTACGTTATAAAGATGAGTTTGTTAAACACAAGATTTTAGACTGTGTTGGTGACTTGTTTATGACGGGGCATAATATTCTCGGCAAAGTAACGTGTTATAAATCAGGTCATGGTTTAAATAATAAACTACTACGCGAAGTGATGGCCAATGAGCAAGCGTGGGAGTGGGTAACCTTTGATGAACCAGTGACAATGCCAGCCCCAGGGTTGGAAGCTGGTCAACAGGTTGTTGCAGGATAA
- the ftsZ gene encoding cell division protein FtsZ produces MFDIMEQHGEEAVIKVIGVGGGGGNAVEHMVKQEIEGVRFIVANTDAQALRKSSADVTVQLGTQITQGLGAGANPEVGKNAAEEDVETIKASLEGADMVFIAAGMGGGTGTGAAPVVARVAKELGILTVAVVTRPFDLEGKKRMAAADHGIGELSEIVDSLITIPNNKLLKVLGKGTTLLDAFAKANDVLYGAVQGIAELITRSGLINVDFADVRTVMSAMGTAMMGTAAASGPDRAQEAAEAAISSPLLEDVDLTGAKGILVNITAGMDITIEEFEVVGNHVKALASENATVVVGAVIDPEMSDELRVTVVATGLGGERKPQFGIVDKGIQGLAGQAATGTHGPSHTNDDFVPSFGGAGNKPVETQQNNDAGSGFNVESNTASVKESIKTTEQPKESGEKEKGDYFDIPAFLRKQSD; encoded by the coding sequence ATGTTTGATATTATGGAGCAACACGGCGAAGAAGCCGTAATAAAAGTAATTGGTGTTGGCGGCGGCGGCGGTAACGCTGTTGAGCACATGGTAAAACAAGAAATTGAAGGTGTGCGCTTCATCGTCGCGAATACTGACGCACAAGCACTGAGAAAATCATCTGCAGATGTGACAGTACAGTTAGGCACGCAAATTACGCAGGGCTTAGGCGCTGGTGCCAACCCTGAAGTAGGTAAAAATGCCGCAGAGGAAGATGTTGAAACAATCAAGGCAAGCCTTGAAGGTGCAGACATGGTGTTTATTGCAGCAGGTATGGGTGGCGGTACAGGCACAGGTGCAGCACCTGTGGTTGCACGCGTGGCTAAAGAACTGGGTATTTTGACTGTTGCGGTTGTTACTCGTCCATTTGACTTGGAAGGGAAAAAGCGCATGGCGGCTGCCGATCATGGTATCGGAGAACTGTCTGAAATTGTAGACTCGCTTATTACAATTCCTAACAACAAGTTACTGAAAGTGCTTGGCAAAGGAACTACATTATTAGACGCGTTTGCGAAAGCGAATGACGTTTTGTATGGTGCCGTACAAGGTATTGCAGAGTTGATTACTCGTTCAGGTCTGATTAATGTCGACTTTGCTGATGTAAGAACTGTAATGTCAGCGATGGGCACGGCCATGATGGGTACTGCTGCGGCGTCAGGACCTGATAGGGCACAAGAAGCTGCAGAAGCGGCAATCTCAAGCCCATTACTTGAGGATGTTGACCTGACAGGTGCAAAAGGCATTCTTGTTAATATTACAGCTGGCATGGATATCACCATTGAAGAATTTGAAGTGGTTGGTAATCACGTTAAAGCGTTGGCATCTGAAAATGCGACTGTTGTAGTGGGTGCGGTTATTGATCCTGAAATGAGCGATGAGTTAAGAGTGACTGTTGTCGCGACGGGATTAGGTGGCGAACGTAAGCCTCAATTTGGCATCGTAGACAAAGGCATTCAAGGGCTTGCTGGACAAGCTGCAACGGGTACTCATGGACCAAGTCATACCAATGACGATTTTGTACCAAGTTTTGGTGGTGCAGGAAACAAGCCTGTTGAGACACAACAAAACAATGATGCAGGTTCGGGCTTTAATGTTGAATCTAATACTGCGTCAGTAAAAGAATCGATCAAAACGACTGAGCAACCAAAAGAGTCTGGTGAGAAAGAAAAAGGTGATTATTTCGATATCCCAGCATTTTTGAGAAAACAGTCAGACTAG
- the ftsA gene encoding cell division protein FtsA: MTKSAERNLVIGLDVGTAKVVATVGEITSDNQLSIVGVGNQVAHGMDKGGVNDLNLVSDSIKRAIDEAELMADCRISSVYLGISGKHIQCQNESGVVAINNAEVTDDDIANVIHIARSVPISAERKMLHSLPQEYSIDMQEGIKNPLGMSGVRMEAKAHIITCSNDMAKNIEKCVERCGLEVDQLTFTALASCYSVLTEDEKELGAAVVDIGGGTMDIAIYVNGALRHTAVIPVAGNQVTGDIAKIFRTPLSHAESLKVQYAFASSQMASVEETIEVPSVGGRPSRIMSRHTLSEVVEPRFRELFELVQEEIRRSGFEDQIAAGVVMTGGSAKMKGALEVAEDIFQMPVRIGKPVGITGLTDYVDDPAYATAVGLLQYGRTLQAKNAQKAKVDAEDGWWSRVTKWFQGEF, encoded by the coding sequence ATGACCAAGTCAGCAGAAAGAAACTTAGTGATAGGACTTGATGTAGGCACTGCTAAAGTAGTGGCCACTGTCGGTGAGATCACATCTGATAATCAATTAAGTATTGTTGGCGTTGGTAACCAAGTTGCGCACGGTATGGATAAGGGTGGTGTAAACGACCTTAACTTGGTATCTGATTCAATAAAACGAGCGATTGATGAAGCTGAGCTAATGGCGGATTGTAGAATTAGTTCGGTGTATTTGGGGATATCAGGTAAACATATTCAATGCCAGAATGAAAGTGGTGTCGTTGCTATTAATAACGCGGAAGTAACGGATGATGATATTGCAAATGTTATTCATATTGCACGTTCAGTTCCAATTTCAGCCGAGAGAAAGATGCTACATTCGTTACCTCAAGAGTACAGCATTGATATGCAAGAGGGGATTAAAAACCCATTGGGCATGAGTGGTGTTCGAATGGAGGCCAAAGCACATATCATTACATGTTCAAATGATATGGCGAAGAACATAGAAAAATGTGTTGAACGCTGCGGTTTAGAGGTCGATCAGCTCACGTTTACTGCTTTAGCTTCTTGCTATTCAGTTTTGACAGAAGATGAAAAAGAATTAGGTGCAGCAGTTGTTGATATCGGTGGCGGTACCATGGATATTGCTATTTATGTCAATGGCGCACTTCGTCATACTGCAGTTATTCCAGTTGCTGGTAATCAGGTCACCGGCGATATTGCAAAAATATTTAGAACACCTCTCTCACATGCAGAGTCTTTGAAGGTACAATACGCTTTTGCCAGCAGTCAAATGGCAAGTGTTGAAGAAACCATTGAAGTACCAAGCGTGGGTGGTCGACCGTCACGTATCATGTCACGTCATACGTTGTCAGAAGTGGTTGAACCAAGGTTTAGAGAGCTATTTGAATTAGTTCAAGAAGAGATTCGTCGCTCAGGATTTGAAGATCAAATTGCGGCTGGGGTTGTCATGACAGGTGGCAGCGCCAAAATGAAAGGGGCTTTGGAAGTCGCAGAAGACATCTTCCAAATGCCTGTAAGGATAGGAAAACCTGTTGGGATCACGGGATTAACAGATTATGTTGATGATCCGGCATATGCAACAGCGGTAGGTTTGTTACAATATGGCCGAACGCTGCAAGCCAAAAATGCACAAAAGGCGAAGGTAGATGCCGAAGATGGTTGGTGGAGCCGAGTAACTAAATGGTTCCAAGGTGAGTTTTAA
- a CDS encoding cell division protein FtsQ/DivIB, whose amino-acid sequence MRANMKKAFTSIRGFNWPRVLGVSFFFSVLLVLVHSINWVSDWLVEHRDAQIKTLTVLGDPLYTDEREIVEAIKRTDLTSFFQLNVKAVQQAVKGLPWVASVSVRKQWPDTIQVYVVEHKPVAYWNSDSLLNVNGIIFQADSDKLSTNLPQLYGPEGSESEAWETFLQLKEMLAVNSFELTSLALSERFAWQLWLKNGIKLNLGREEKAKRVQRFIDVYPLLERPDGALLDVIDLRYDTGLAVSWRYPQIQENKDKSKA is encoded by the coding sequence ATGCGCGCCAATATGAAAAAAGCGTTTACATCGATCAGAGGCTTTAATTGGCCCAGAGTGTTGGGTGTAAGCTTTTTTTTCAGCGTTTTATTGGTGCTAGTACACAGCATAAATTGGGTTAGCGATTGGTTGGTTGAGCATAGAGATGCACAAATCAAGACTTTAACAGTATTAGGAGACCCTCTTTATACTGATGAAAGAGAGATCGTTGAAGCGATAAAGAGAACTGATTTAACAAGTTTTTTTCAATTGAACGTGAAAGCTGTGCAACAAGCTGTGAAAGGGCTACCTTGGGTTGCGAGCGTATCGGTACGTAAACAGTGGCCAGATACAATCCAAGTATATGTGGTAGAGCACAAACCTGTAGCTTATTGGAATAGTGACTCACTTTTAAATGTGAACGGCATAATATTCCAAGCGGACAGTGACAAGTTATCTACTAATCTACCTCAGCTATATGGGCCAGAGGGCAGTGAATCAGAAGCTTGGGAAACGTTTTTACAGTTAAAAGAAATGTTAGCGGTCAATTCGTTTGAATTAACAAGCCTAGCATTGTCAGAGCGATTTGCTTGGCAGTTATGGCTAAAAAATGGCATCAAGCTCAATTTAGGCAGAGAAGAAAAGGCTAAAAGAGTGCAACGGTTCATAGATGTGTATCCATTGTTAGAAAGACCTGACGGAGCACTGCTTGATGTGATCGATTTGCGTTATGATACAGGGCTGGCGGTGAGCTGGAGATACCCCCAGATACAAGAGAATAAAGATAAGAGTAAAGCATGA
- a CDS encoding D-alanine--D-alanine ligase: protein MSKFGKVAVLLGGSSAEREVSLASGNAIVEALKKQGVDVIAFDPAQRSVSELTSLNVKRVFIALHGRGGEDGTVQGALEFMGIPYTGSGVLGSALAMDKIRCKHLFESAKLSTARYAVVDRHSGYDAKAIINELGQVMVKPSHEGSSVGMAKAHDETSLIEALNAAFKFDNQVLVEQWIEGREFTVSILDGEALPVIEMRTPRGFYDYQAKYKENSTEYICPAELNPAHTEQLQVMSLHAFELVGASGWGRVDAMQDANGQFYLLEVNTVPGMTETSLVPKAAKSEGISFEQLVVRILEQTL from the coding sequence ATGAGTAAATTTGGTAAAGTAGCTGTTTTACTTGGTGGCAGTTCAGCAGAACGAGAGGTGTCATTAGCTTCTGGGAATGCAATTGTCGAAGCGCTTAAAAAGCAAGGGGTTGATGTTATTGCATTTGATCCGGCACAGCGTAGTGTTTCTGAGCTTACTTCACTGAATGTTAAACGTGTTTTTATTGCTTTGCATGGCAGAGGCGGCGAAGATGGCACGGTGCAAGGTGCACTGGAGTTTATGGGGATCCCATATACTGGTAGCGGGGTGCTGGGAAGTGCTTTGGCTATGGATAAAATTCGCTGTAAGCACTTATTTGAATCCGCAAAGCTTAGTACTGCTAGATATGCCGTTGTCGACAGGCACAGTGGCTATGATGCCAAGGCCATTATAAACGAACTTGGGCAAGTGATGGTAAAGCCAAGTCATGAGGGGTCCAGTGTTGGTATGGCGAAGGCGCATGATGAAACCTCATTAATAGAAGCATTAAATGCGGCCTTTAAATTTGATAATCAGGTGTTGGTAGAGCAGTGGATTGAAGGGCGTGAATTTACGGTGAGCATATTAGATGGTGAAGCATTGCCTGTTATTGAAATGCGTACGCCGCGAGGGTTTTACGACTACCAAGCTAAATATAAAGAAAATTCAACAGAGTATATTTGTCCTGCTGAATTAAACCCTGCACATACAGAACAGCTTCAGGTCATGTCGTTACATGCATTTGAGTTAGTTGGTGCGAGTGGTTGGGGCCGTGTTGATGCGATGCAAGATGCGAATGGTCAATTTTATTTATTAGAAGTAAATACAGTACCTGGGATGACTGAAACGTCTTTGGTGCCTAAAGCTGCAAAATCAGAGGGTATTAGCTTTGAGCAGTTAGTCGTTCGCATTTTGGAGCAAACGTTATAA
- the murC gene encoding UDP-N-acetylmuramate--L-alanine ligase, which yields MRRINTIHFIGIGGAGMGGIAEVLAYEGYRITGSDIAQNAMTERLLKVGAEIFIGHDASNVTDANVVVVSSAIDTSNPEVVAAQQARIPVVRRAEMLAELMRFRHGIAVAGTHGKTTTTSLVASIFAEAQLDPTFIIGGLLNSAGSNAKVGSSDVLIAEADESDASFLHLQPMASVITNIEADHMDTYGGDFEKLKDTYIDFIQNLPFYGLAVVCIDSPVVRELLPRFARPTITYGESEDADYRMTDYVQYVGSCNFTVLHKSGQSIDITLNMPGKHNALNATAAIAIAKDHDIECLAIQTALKEFAGIGRRFQHYGTFNNDSGEVMLVDDYGHHPSEVAVTIQAARAGWPDKRLVMLYQPHRYTRTRDLYEEFVKVLADVDQLILLDVYAAGETPIVGADSKALCRSLRQRGVEPIHVADHGELQHILGDVIQDKDLVITQGAGNIGQIVKQLAATELSKQNLKAGKQ from the coding sequence ATGAGACGCATCAATACTATCCATTTCATCGGAATTGGTGGTGCGGGTATGGGCGGTATAGCAGAAGTGTTAGCCTATGAAGGTTACCGGATCACAGGCTCAGATATTGCGCAAAATGCTATGACGGAGCGCTTGTTAAAAGTTGGCGCTGAGATCTTTATTGGTCATGATGCTTCTAATGTGACGGATGCGAATGTTGTTGTTGTATCTAGTGCGATTGACACTAGTAATCCAGAGGTTGTTGCAGCTCAACAAGCACGTATTCCTGTGGTGAGGCGTGCAGAGATGTTGGCAGAGTTAATGCGTTTTAGGCATGGAATTGCAGTTGCCGGTACGCATGGTAAAACGACGACAACAAGCCTTGTTGCGAGTATTTTTGCAGAGGCTCAGCTTGATCCAACATTCATTATAGGCGGCTTACTTAATAGCGCGGGCAGTAACGCCAAAGTGGGTAGCAGTGATGTACTAATCGCTGAGGCAGATGAAAGTGATGCGTCTTTTTTACATTTACAGCCTATGGCATCGGTGATTACGAATATTGAAGCCGATCATATGGACACCTATGGTGGTGACTTTGAAAAGTTAAAAGATACCTATATCGACTTTATTCAAAACTTACCATTTTACGGTTTAGCGGTTGTGTGTATTGATTCACCAGTTGTCCGCGAGCTTCTGCCTAGATTTGCAAGGCCGACAATCACCTATGGTGAGTCGGAAGATGCGGATTACCGCATGACCGACTATGTGCAATATGTGGGAAGTTGCAACTTTACGGTATTACATAAGTCGGGGCAAAGCATTGATATTACGCTTAATATGCCAGGTAAACACAATGCACTAAATGCAACGGCAGCAATTGCGATTGCTAAAGATCACGATATTGAATGTTTAGCCATACAAACTGCACTCAAAGAGTTTGCAGGCATAGGGCGTCGTTTCCAGCATTATGGCACTTTTAATAATGATTCAGGTGAAGTCATGTTAGTTGATGATTATGGACATCATCCGTCTGAAGTGGCTGTAACTATTCAAGCTGCGCGTGCGGGTTGGCCAGATAAGCGACTAGTCATGTTATATCAGCCTCACCGATATACGCGCACGAGAGATTTGTATGAAGAGTTTGTTAAAGTCCTCGCAGACGTCGATCAATTAATTCTTCTAGATGTATATGCGGCAGGTGAGACGCCAATTGTTGGTGCAGACAGTAAAGCATTGTGTCGAAGCCTAAGACAGCGTGGTGTTGAACCTATTCATGTAGCAGATCACGGTGAACTGCAACACATATTAGGGGATGTGATCCAAGACAAAGATTTAGTGATTACTCAAGGGGCTGGTAATATTGGCCAGATAGTTAAGCAGCTAGCAGCGACTGAGTTATCGAAGCAAAATTTAAAAGCGGGGAAGCAATGA
- the murG gene encoding undecaprenyldiphospho-muramoylpentapeptide beta-N-acetylglucosaminyltransferase, with protein MSRRLLVAAGGTGGHIFPGIAVAEKLKQLGWEVSWVGTEDRMESQVVPNHGIYIDYIKVKGLRGNGIKRLIKAPFMIVKAIFAARKIIKIQKPDAVLAMGGYVTGPVGIAAKMLGVPLIIHEQNAVAGFSNKLLAKLATRVLCAFSGAFKDKQYDVVGNPIRESVSQIHAKPIGQKINCLVVGGSLGARALNEAMPSVFSSLGNSANTSLSVWHQSGKGNGQLVSGRYEQSAFTYKVTEFIENMDQAYEWADIIICRAGALTVSEVAAAGKMAVFVPLPHAVDDHQTLNARALVDKNAALLMPQSELNEHSMANLLKPYFEQPHLVEEKAKRAKACAQLNATNSVVEIIKQVTN; from the coding sequence ATGAGTAGGCGACTATTGGTTGCGGCTGGCGGCACTGGGGGGCATATTTTTCCCGGTATTGCTGTTGCAGAAAAATTAAAACAACTCGGCTGGGAAGTTTCTTGGGTTGGTACTGAAGATAGAATGGAATCTCAAGTGGTGCCAAATCATGGTATTTATATCGATTACATAAAAGTGAAAGGGCTACGAGGAAACGGAATTAAACGTCTCATCAAAGCGCCGTTTATGATTGTTAAAGCGATTTTCGCAGCAAGAAAAATAATTAAAATTCAAAAGCCTGATGCAGTACTTGCGATGGGGGGGTATGTTACAGGCCCTGTCGGGATCGCAGCCAAAATGCTAGGAGTTCCTTTAATAATTCACGAGCAAAATGCTGTGGCAGGTTTTAGTAATAAATTACTGGCTAAGCTTGCTACGCGAGTCTTGTGTGCTTTTTCCGGGGCGTTTAAAGATAAACAATATGATGTTGTGGGCAATCCTATTAGGGAGTCTGTGTCACAGATCCATGCAAAACCGATTGGCCAGAAAATAAATTGCTTGGTTGTTGGCGGCTCCCTCGGTGCCAGAGCGCTTAATGAAGCGATGCCGAGCGTATTTTCTTCGTTAGGTAATTCGGCAAATACATCACTATCTGTTTGGCATCAAAGCGGTAAAGGCAATGGTCAGTTAGTGTCAGGTAGGTATGAGCAAAGTGCATTTACATATAAAGTTACTGAGTTTATCGAAAATATGGACCAAGCCTATGAATGGGCTGATATTATTATTTGTCGCGCGGGTGCCTTGACGGTGAGTGAAGTTGCAGCTGCTGGAAAAATGGCAGTATTTGTACCATTGCCTCATGCAGTTGATGACCATCAAACGTTAAACGCACGTGCATTAGTTGATAAAAATGCGGCTTTGTTGATGCCACAGTCTGAATTGAACGAACACAGTATGGCCAATTTGTTAAAGCCATACTTTGAGCAACCACACTTAGTTGAAGAAAAAGCTAAGCGCGCTAAAGCATGCGCGCAACTCAATGCTACAAACTCTGTGGTCGAAATAATTAAACAAGTTACAAATTGA
- the ftsW gene encoding cell division protein FtsW: MIAAINLKGIFESKKADTLFDLPLLYAMLCLIGVGFVMVTSASMPVAERLFDNPYHIIVRHGMFLFMGMVLFWLSTSVSMMWWKRFNPYLLLLGVLMLILVLIIGREANGARRWIPVGPVGIQAAEVAKLFFISYIAGYLVRKRDEVQENIKGFAKPIVVFAVYAFLILMQPDLGTVVVIFVTTVGLLFLAGAKLWQFFVLMLTGIFLVIMLIIFEPYRMARVVGFLEPWKDPFGKGYQLVQSLMAYGQGGWFGQGLGNSVQKLQYLPEAHNDFIFAVIAEELGFLGVVCVLLMLGTLVFRALIIGQQALKSQKEYEGYLALGIGIWFAFQTLVNVGASAGMLPTKGLTLPFVSYGGSSLLVMTIAAGLLQRIDFETKMSTRQATSRGSKR, translated from the coding sequence ATGATTGCAGCCATCAACCTAAAAGGCATTTTTGAATCTAAAAAAGCAGACACTTTGTTTGATTTACCTTTGCTGTATGCAATGTTGTGCCTGATAGGTGTTGGGTTTGTCATGGTGACAAGCGCTTCGATGCCAGTTGCAGAGCGACTTTTCGATAACCCTTATCACATCATTGTACGCCACGGCATGTTCTTATTCATGGGAATGGTGTTGTTTTGGTTAAGCACGTCAGTTTCGATGATGTGGTGGAAACGCTTTAACCCCTATTTGTTGTTACTTGGTGTACTGATGTTGATCTTGGTTTTGATCATTGGTCGTGAGGCTAACGGAGCGCGACGATGGATCCCTGTGGGTCCAGTCGGTATACAAGCTGCAGAAGTCGCAAAGCTATTTTTTATCAGTTATATAGCTGGTTACTTGGTGCGTAAGCGAGACGAAGTTCAAGAAAATATTAAAGGATTTGCAAAACCAATAGTCGTATTTGCTGTTTATGCTTTTTTAATTTTGATGCAACCAGATCTAGGTACAGTGGTGGTTATTTTTGTCACGACGGTGGGTTTGCTTTTTCTCGCTGGTGCCAAATTGTGGCAGTTTTTTGTATTGATGCTAACAGGCATTTTTCTAGTGATTATGCTGATAATTTTTGAACCCTACCGTATGGCCAGAGTGGTTGGCTTTTTAGAACCGTGGAAAGATCCCTTTGGCAAAGGCTATCAACTTGTGCAGTCATTAATGGCTTATGGTCAGGGTGGATGGTTTGGACAAGGTTTGGGAAACAGCGTGCAAAAACTGCAGTACCTTCCTGAAGCGCATAATGATTTTATTTTCGCAGTAATCGCTGAAGAGCTTGGCTTTCTTGGGGTCGTTTGTGTGTTGTTAATGTTGGGGACCTTAGTCTTTCGCGCCTTGATCATAGGCCAGCAAGCACTCAAGTCACAAAAAGAGTATGAAGGATATCTGGCATTGGGAATTGGAATCTGGTTTGCATTCCAAACTTTGGTGAATGTTGGGGCGAGTGCAGGCATGTTGCCGACTAAAGGGCTTACATTACCATTTGTATCCTATGGTGGTTCAAGTTTATTGGTAATGACAATTGCGGCAGGCTTGTTACAGCGCATAGATTTTGAAACCAAAATGTCGACAAGGCAAGCAACATCGAGAGGCAGTAAACGATGA
- the murD gene encoding UDP-N-acetylmuramoyl-L-alanine--D-glutamate ligase, with the protein MSYLDTLKHKTVTVLGLGVSGLGTVRFLLQHGISPKVVDTRSVPPGADWLAHNAPDCEAVFGPLAEGALLEADIIVITPGIPLYDRYVAQAITHGVEVIGDVELFARLNTTPVVAVTGSNGKSTVVSLAHAVCQAAGLKVGLGGNIGTSVLEFLDQDLDVIILELSSFQLETTQSLKCASAMILNITEDHMDRYPDFEAYCMAKKRIYQQTDCLVYNIHDEKTYQSHQSALSVGLEAADYCISPTPEGDFFCVNGQPLLSVEHLALSGKHNQFNALSVMALLSPFKIKLDAFQEAFLHFTGLSHRCQLVAEVAGVKYFNDSKATNVGATVTALESLHTEAQKIILILGGDAKGADVSPLKAPILAHCRAIFCFGKDAGLFSSMHLQSYSVSSLKEAVIGANQLAQNGDIVLLAPACASIDMYANYMARGDDFCKWVEEL; encoded by the coding sequence ATGAGTTACTTAGATACGTTGAAGCATAAAACGGTTACTGTGTTAGGCCTGGGAGTTTCAGGCCTTGGCACTGTTCGGTTTTTGTTACAACATGGGATTTCCCCAAAAGTCGTTGATACTCGCTCTGTACCGCCAGGTGCCGATTGGCTCGCACATAATGCACCCGATTGTGAAGCTGTATTTGGCCCCCTTGCTGAAGGCGCATTGCTTGAGGCCGATATCATTGTGATCACGCCGGGGATCCCGCTATATGATCGATATGTTGCGCAAGCCATCACGCATGGTGTAGAAGTGATTGGTGATGTTGAGTTGTTTGCTCGACTGAATACCACACCAGTTGTTGCTGTAACAGGATCAAATGGGAAATCAACGGTTGTGAGCCTTGCACATGCTGTGTGCCAAGCAGCAGGGCTAAAAGTCGGCTTGGGCGGAAATATAGGCACTTCAGTATTAGAGTTTCTCGATCAAGATCTCGATGTCATTATATTAGAATTATCAAGCTTTCAGTTAGAAACCACGCAAAGCTTGAAATGTGCTAGTGCGATGATCCTCAATATTACTGAGGATCATATGGATAGATATCCGGATTTTGAGGCCTACTGTATGGCTAAGAAACGTATTTATCAGCAAACGGATTGCTTAGTTTATAACATACATGATGAAAAAACGTATCAATCTCACCAATCAGCATTGAGTGTAGGTTTAGAGGCTGCAGACTACTGTATATCACCTACGCCAGAAGGTGACTTTTTCTGTGTAAATGGGCAGCCTTTGCTTTCCGTGGAGCATTTAGCTTTATCGGGTAAGCACAATCAGTTTAATGCGCTATCTGTGATGGCGCTGCTATCTCCTTTTAAAATTAAGTTAGACGCTTTTCAAGAGGCTTTTTTGCATTTTACCGGCCTCTCACATCGTTGCCAATTAGTCGCTGAAGTGGCGGGCGTTAAGTACTTTAACGATTCAAAAGCAACGAATGTAGGCGCAACAGTTACTGCACTTGAGAGTTTACATACAGAAGCTCAAAAGATTATTTTAATTTTGGGGGGCGATGCAAAAGGGGCCGATGTATCTCCGTTAAAGGCGCCTATTCTTGCTCATTGCCGTGCAATTTTTTGTTTTGGTAAAGATGCGGGTTTATTTTCATCCATGCATTTGCAAAGTTACTCTGTATCATCTTTGAAAGAGGCTGTGATAGGGGCAAATCAACTGGCACAAAATGGCGATATTGTATTGCTTGCCCCTGCATGCGCGAGTATTGATATGTATGCCAATTACATGGCTCGTGGAGATGATTTTTGTAAGTGGGTTGAGGAACTTTAA